The genomic window ATGGAATTTATTGAGGATCAGGCTGCAAGCCAAGAAGAGCTAATCTCGAGTATTGAAGAACAGGAAAAGGTTAAAAAGAATTTAAAGATTGCGGTTAAATCATTGAATGAGAGGGAGCAGTATATAGTTAAAAATAGACTTTTGAAACTTAAACCCCTGACACTTGAGGTACTTTCTAAGGAACTCAAGATCTCAAAAGAGAGGGTAAGACAAATTGAAAAAATAGCCTTGAGAAAGATGAGGAACTTCCTTGAAACCAAGGGCATAACAAGTGCACTTTAAAACGGGAAAGATAAAACTATCAAATTCAGGAGGAATTAAAAATGAAACTAAACACTAGAGCATTCGCGCTCACATGTGGGATAATATGGGGACTTGGACTTTTCGTTCTTACATGGTGGATGATCGCATTTGGAGGAGCAACTGGAGAGAAAACGATGATCGGGAAAATATACATCGGGTACAACATCAGTGCAGCAGGCAGTTTAATAGGGCTCATATGGGGATTCGTAGATGCACTCATCGGAGGTGCGATATTCGCTTGGTTGTATAATTTAATTGCTGCAGGGAATTCAAGAGCATAATAGGGGAATTTGTAATCATTTCATTGCAAAAACTATGTAGGGTGCATTCCCCGGACGCACCAAAAATAAATCCGCATATTTCACTAACACGCATTTAATTGCCCGTTCCTGAAACGGCTACATTTTATGAATCTGTGATAAATTTGGCGATCTTAAGGTCGGCCCGACGTTTAAGAGTTTTTTCACATAGCGGAGGACTTCAGTCCTCCACTTCCGAAATCTCGTAAGCCGTTTCAATTATTGGCGGATTAATCCTATAAGTTCTCTCGCGTTTTCAATCGCATATCCATGAAAATCATTATTGAAATATGTATAAATATCAAAGCCCTTGGAATTCCATATCTTTATCTTATCAGCCAGATCTCCTAATTCTTCAGAATTATATTTCGAGCTAAAAAGCTTTTCAGAGCCGTGCATCCTGATATATATAAGATCGGCCGTAACCACCTCCGCCTTCGGATATCTGGGGGAATCCGCTATCACCCATGCAACATTATATTTTCTTAGCATCCTGTAGAGCTCGTCATCACACCAGTTCTCATGCCGGAACTCAAAGGCGAATCTTAGATCTTCATTCGCTATTTGCTGTAAAAATTCTTCTAATCTTTTAACATTTTCATTGGTAGCTCTAAAACTTGGGGGGAGCTGGAAGAGGATCGGACCCAATTTTTCCTTCAGATTCAATGTATTTTCCAAGAATCTATCCCATGCTGATTTCACATCTTTTAAACGCCTAACGTGGGTAATGAAACGGCTGGCCTTTACTGCAAACACAAAATTATCCGGTGTTTGGTTGTACCAGTTTTCATAGGTTGTTGATTTAGGTAAATGATAAAACGAATAGTTTATCTCGGTGGTCTTAAAATGATTAGAGAAATATCTAAGTCGATCCTTTGGTCGAAGATCCTCCGGATAGAAAATACGATTCCAGTGGCTATAGACCCAACCCGAAGTCCCTATGTATATTTCGCCTTTAGTCTTCTCAGACATAGCCCTAATTTATATGCCAGGGTCGGCAACTAAGGAAATTTACAAGAGTCCAATTCGATCCTGAAGCGAAGTCGAGACACTGACAAAGTTAACTGGCATCATATTCGCCCAAAAACCATTTCTCAGATCAAGCAATAAATAAACGTTAAGTAATTAATTACACATTACAAAACCCTAACAGCGGTCTTATTCCTAATTTTCGATTAAATCAAATTATTTTTATGTCATGTGAAAGCAATTTGGCATGTATTTTGCACAGTAGAATAATGGTCATTGTTAAAGAAGTTGATCGCTCTTTATATATTATGCACCAAATGTTTACCAGTGAATAAATTAACATGGAGGCTATAAAATATGATGACAAAATCGAAATCGGATGAAGGCTATAGATCAAATAGACGCATGGAGTGGTATTTTGATGAGGTATTGAACGAGGATCCTCATGATGAAGCCTCCGATGACAAAAAGGTAAAGTTAAGAGGTAAACTCGCTCCTCACATGGAATTCTTTTTTGATGAAATCACAGAGAATGTAACAGTTCGATGCCCTATTACTGGAAGGAATGCCAATGTGGAGGCGACAAGGAGTGCTTTTAGACACGATTCTCCCTTTGTTGACGTGACATACTGTTCTATTTTTGGTTGTGCACCAAGCTGTGATAAGAAATGTCTAAAAAGAATTAATCATATGAGACATTTTAGTTAATTATGGGAATATATCTTATAGCTGAAGTCCTTCACAGATTTCGTCCCGGCATGAATAAATGATATCGTAAAGCCCTCCATAATCATTGTCCTATTTTCATACA from Thermodesulfobacteriota bacterium includes these protein-coding regions:
- a CDS encoding DUF72 domain-containing protein, with product MSEKTKGEIYIGTSGWVYSHWNRIFYPEDLRPKDRLRYFSNHFKTTEINYSFYHLPKSTTYENWYNQTPDNFVFAVKASRFITHVRRLKDVKSAWDRFLENTLNLKEKLGPILFQLPPSFRATNENVKRLEEFLQQIANEDLRFAFEFRHENWCDDELYRMLRKYNVAWVIADSPRYPKAEVVTADLIYIRMHGSEKLFSSKYNSEELGDLADKIKIWNSKGFDIYTYFNNDFHGYAIENARELIGLIRQ
- a CDS encoding bacteriophage holin; amino-acid sequence: MKLNTRAFALTCGIIWGLGLFVLTWWMIAFGGATGEKTMIGKIYIGYNISAAGSLIGLIWGFVDALIGGAIFAWLYNLIAAGNSRA